One window from the genome of Gopherus evgoodei ecotype Sinaloan lineage chromosome 2, rGopEvg1_v1.p, whole genome shotgun sequence encodes:
- the ZBTB14 gene encoding zinc finger and BTB domain-containing protein 14 encodes MEFFISMSESIKYNDDDHKTVFLKTLNEQRLEGEFCDIAIVVEDVKFRAHRCVLAACSTYFKKLFKKLEVDSSSVIEIDFLRSDIFEEVLNYMYTAKISVKKEDVNLMMSSGQILGIRFLDKLCSQKRDVSSPEENAQSKSKYCLKINRSIGESNDNQDDEVEEIGDHDDSPSDVTVEGTPPSQEDGKSPTNTLRVQEAILKELGSEEVRKVNCYGQEVEPMETTESKDLGSQTPQALTFNDGISEVKDEQTPGWTTAAADMKFEYLLYGHREQIACQACGKTFTDEARLRKHEKLHTADRPFVCEMCTKGFTTQAHLKEHLKIHTGYKPYSCEVCGKSFIRAPDLKKHERVHSNERPFACHMCDKAFKHKSHLKDHERRHRGEKPFVCSSCTKAFAKASDLKRHENNMHSERKQITTANAIQSETEQLQAAAMAAEAEQQLETIACS; translated from the exons ATG GAGTTTTTCATCAGTATGTCTGAAAGCATTAAATATAATGATGATGATCACAAAACTGtgtttctgaaaacattaaatgaACAACGTCTGGAAGGAGAATTTTGTGACATAGCTATTGTGGTAGAAGATGTGAAATTCAGAGCGCACCGGTGTGTGCTTGCTGCATGCAGTACCTACTTCAAAAAGCTTTTCAAGAAACTGGAGGTTGATAGCTCATCAGTAATAGAGATAGATTTCCTTCGTTCTGATATATTTGAAGAGGTTCTAAATTATATGTATACTGCAAAGATTTCAGTTAAGAAGGAAGATGTAAATTTGATGATGTCATCAGGTCAGATTCTTGGTATTAGGTTTTTGGATAAACTTTGTTCTCAGAAACGTGATGTATCTAGTCCCGAAGAAAACGCCCAGTCCAAGAGTAAGTATTGTCTGAAAATAAATCGTTCTATTGGAGAATCGAATGATAACCAAGATGATGAGGTTGAGGAAATTGGAGATCATGATGATAGCCCATCAGATGTAACAGTAGAAGGAACTCCTCCAAGTCAGGAAGATGGGAAATCCCCTACTAATACACTAAGAGTTCAAGAAGCAATTCTAAAAGAGTTGGGGAGTGAAGAGGTTCGAAAAGTAAACTGCTATGGTCAAGAAGTGGAGCCCATGGAAACAACTGAATCAAAAGACTTAGGATCTCAAACCCCTCAAGCTCTAACATTTAATGATGGCATAAGCGAAGTGAAAGACGAACAGACGCCAGGATggacaacagctgctgctgacatGAAGTTTGAGTATTTGCTTTATGGTCACAGGGAACAAATTGCATGCCAAGCTTGCGGTAAGACATTTACTGATGAAGCACGATTGAGAAAACATGAAAAGCTCCATACTGCTGATAGACCATTTGTTTGTGAAATGTGCACTAAAGGGTTTACCACACAGGCTCACTTGAAAGAGCACCTGAAAATCCATACAGGTTACAAGCCTTATAGCTGTGAGGTGTGCGGAAAGTCTTTTATTCGAGCTCCAGATCTGAAAAAGCATGAAAGAGTCCATAGTAATGAAAGGCCGTTTGCATGCCATATGTGTGATAAAGCTTTCAAGCACAAGTCTCATCTAAAAGATCATGAAAGAAGACACCGAGGGGAAAAACCTTTTGTCTGCAGCTCTTGCACTAAAGCATTTGCTAAAGCATCTGATTTAAAAAGGCATGAGAACAATATGCACAGTGAAAGGAAACAAATTACTACAGCCAACGCCATCCAGAGTGAAACAGAACAGTTACAGGCGGCAGCCATGGCAGCTGAAGCAGAGCAGCAACTTGAAACTATAGCTTGTAGTTAA